Proteins encoded within one genomic window of Mycolicibacterium monacense:
- a CDS encoding SRPBCC family protein → MPVTEFNTNIDDLTLTITAEFAAPVERVWQIYADPRQLEKIWGPPDYPATVVDHSLTPGGIVTYFMTGPDGDKYPGYWKVIAVDEPRSFSFEDGFADDDLKPASDMPVAHSVYTFEPAGDGRTIATYVSRYASAEGLQKVLEMGVEEGSTQAINQIDAFLAG, encoded by the coding sequence ATGCCTGTCACCGAATTCAACACGAACATCGACGACCTCACCCTGACGATCACCGCGGAGTTCGCGGCGCCCGTCGAGCGGGTCTGGCAGATCTACGCCGACCCGCGACAGCTCGAGAAGATCTGGGGTCCACCCGATTACCCGGCAACCGTGGTCGATCATTCGCTCACCCCGGGCGGCATCGTCACGTACTTCATGACGGGACCCGACGGCGACAAATATCCCGGCTACTGGAAGGTCATCGCCGTCGACGAGCCACGCAGTTTCAGCTTCGAGGACGGATTCGCCGACGACGATCTCAAACCGGCGAGCGATATGCCGGTCGCGCACAGTGTGTACACCTTCGAGCCTGCCGGCGACGGCAGAACCATAGCCACCTATGTCAGCCGCTACGCGTCGGCCGAAGGTCTGCAGAAGGTGCTCGAGATGGGCGTCGAGGAGGGCTCGACGCAGGCGATCAACCAGATCGACGCCTTCCTCGCGGGCTGA
- a CDS encoding HNH endonuclease signature motif containing protein, translating into MYVRGMSGHDLQAAVTALRAAFDEVASCDVALLDRAELVAALDELEILGCRLPTMSHRLLARLRSEATPQQMGAKSWREVLTVRWRISGSEANRRLTEAGLLAPRQALTGPSLPPVLPATAAAQAHGLINSEHVEVIRRAVDKLPGFVDTVTREQFEVTLVRTAVGVGPKELKDAADLTLFLLDQDGPEPDDTERARKRGVSRSKQRPDGMVDLSGHLTPEAWAVWEVIFAKYAAPGMCNPDDPEPCTSGTPSQEQIDNDHRTLAQRQHDAMVAIGRIALMSGELGQLNGLPVSIIIRTTLEDLESRAGVGTTGGGTVVPIADVIRMAGHANHYLAVFDGATGSALDLFRAKRTASAAQRIMLIARDGGCTKPCCTVGAYGCQVHHVDADWSDGGNTNVDELGLACGADNRSVDKDGGWSTRMNDHCDVEWIPPPRLDTGQARLNHYHRPERLLRPPDDPSVPGDPVVWAEPADANDISDAEPADECDETVPAEPDSPTRSADSAGEPGGPAPPEGRAA; encoded by the coding sequence ATGTATGTTCGAGGTATGTCAGGGCACGACCTCCAGGCCGCGGTGACCGCGCTGCGTGCGGCCTTCGACGAGGTGGCCTCCTGTGATGTCGCCTTGTTGGACCGCGCCGAACTCGTTGCGGCGCTGGATGAACTCGAGATCCTGGGATGCCGGCTGCCCACGATGAGCCACCGCTTGCTGGCCCGTCTGCGCTCCGAGGCGACACCGCAGCAGATGGGCGCCAAATCGTGGAGAGAGGTGCTGACGGTCCGCTGGCGGATCTCGGGCAGTGAGGCCAACCGACGACTCACCGAGGCCGGTCTGCTGGCGCCGCGCCAGGCATTGACCGGTCCTTCGCTGCCGCCGGTGTTACCCGCAACGGCGGCAGCACAGGCGCACGGGTTGATCAACAGCGAACACGTCGAGGTCATCCGCAGAGCGGTCGACAAGTTGCCGGGGTTCGTCGACACCGTCACGCGGGAGCAGTTTGAGGTCACCCTGGTGCGCACCGCGGTCGGTGTCGGCCCCAAGGAACTCAAGGACGCAGCCGACCTCACGTTGTTCCTGCTCGATCAGGACGGTCCCGAGCCCGATGACACCGAACGGGCCCGCAAGCGTGGCGTGTCGCGATCGAAACAACGCCCCGACGGGATGGTCGACCTGTCCGGGCACCTGACGCCGGAAGCGTGGGCGGTGTGGGAGGTGATCTTCGCGAAGTACGCGGCGCCGGGCATGTGCAATCCCGACGATCCCGAACCCTGCACCTCGGGGACCCCGTCGCAGGAGCAGATCGACAACGACCACCGCACCCTGGCCCAGCGCCAACACGATGCGATGGTCGCGATCGGGCGCATCGCCTTGATGAGCGGCGAACTCGGCCAACTGAATGGACTGCCGGTCTCGATCATCATCCGCACCACGCTGGAGGATCTGGAGTCCCGCGCCGGGGTCGGCACCACCGGTGGCGGCACCGTCGTGCCGATCGCCGATGTGATCCGGATGGCCGGCCACGCCAACCACTACCTGGCGGTGTTCGACGGAGCTACCGGATCTGCTCTTGATCTGTTCCGCGCCAAGCGGACTGCCTCGGCTGCGCAACGCATCATGCTGATCGCGCGAGATGGCGGATGCACCAAACCGTGCTGCACTGTCGGCGCCTACGGCTGCCAGGTGCATCATGTGGATGCCGACTGGTCAGACGGCGGCAACACCAACGTCGATGAACTCGGGCTCGCGTGCGGGGCCGACAACCGCAGCGTCGACAAAGACGGCGGCTGGTCCACCCGCATGAACGACCACTGCGACGTCGAATGGATCCCGCCGCCACGGCTGGACACCGGCCAAGCCCGCCTCAACCACTACCACCGACCCGAACGCCTTCTCCGGCCACCCGACGACCCGAGCGTTCCCGGCGATCCCGTTGTATGGGCGGAGCCGGCTGACGCCAACGACATCAGCGACGCCGAGCCGGCTGACGAATGCGACGAGACTGTCCCCGCCGAGCCGGACTCGCCGACGCGGTCCGCCGACAGCGCCGGTGAACCCGGCGGCCCCGCACCTCCGGAAGGTCGGGCGGCATGA
- the dnaB gene encoding replicative DNA helicase, whose translation MAVVDDRGHPDMDAPPPSEDFGRQPPHDAAAEQAVLGGMLLSKDAIADVLERLRPGDFYRPAHQNVYDAVLDLYGRGEPADAVTVAAELDRRGLLRRIGGAPYLHTLISTVPTAANAGFYAGIVAEKALLRRLVEAGTRVVQYGYAGADGADVADVVDRAQAEVYDVVDRRSSEDFAVLESLLQPTMDEIDAIASQGGIARGVPTGFTELDELTNGLHSGQMVVIAARPGMGKSTLGLDFMRSCSIKHQLPSVIFSLEMSKSEIVMRLLSAEAKIKLADMRSGRMSDDDWTRLARRMSEISEAPLYIDDSPNLTMMEIRAKARRLHQKAGLRLIVIDYLQLMTSGKKVESRQQEVSEFSRNMKLLAKELEVPVIAMSQLNRGPEQRTDKKPMLSDLRESGAIEQDADMVILLHRPDAFERDDPRGGEADLIVAKHRNGPTKTITVAHQLHLSRFANMAHA comes from the coding sequence GTGGCTGTCGTGGACGACCGTGGTCATCCAGACATGGACGCTCCGCCGCCCAGCGAGGATTTCGGCCGCCAGCCTCCGCACGATGCGGCTGCCGAACAGGCCGTCCTCGGCGGCATGCTGTTGAGCAAGGACGCCATCGCCGACGTGCTCGAGCGGCTGCGTCCCGGTGACTTCTACCGGCCGGCGCACCAGAACGTCTACGACGCGGTCCTCGACCTGTACGGCCGCGGTGAGCCCGCGGACGCGGTGACCGTGGCCGCCGAGTTGGACCGGCGCGGGCTGCTGCGGCGGATCGGCGGGGCGCCGTATCTGCACACCTTGATCTCGACCGTGCCGACCGCGGCCAACGCCGGGTTCTACGCGGGCATCGTGGCCGAGAAGGCGCTGCTGCGGCGGTTGGTCGAGGCGGGCACCCGCGTGGTGCAGTACGGCTATGCGGGCGCCGACGGGGCGGATGTCGCCGATGTGGTCGACCGGGCGCAGGCCGAGGTCTACGACGTGGTGGACCGGCGCTCGTCGGAGGACTTCGCGGTGCTGGAGAGCCTGCTGCAGCCCACGATGGACGAGATCGACGCCATCGCCTCGCAGGGCGGGATCGCCCGCGGTGTGCCGACCGGTTTCACCGAACTCGACGAGCTGACGAACGGTCTGCACTCGGGGCAGATGGTCGTGATCGCGGCGCGGCCGGGTATGGGGAAAAGCACCCTGGGTTTAGATTTCATGCGGTCGTGCTCGATCAAGCATCAACTGCCGAGCGTGATCTTCTCTCTGGAGATGAGCAAGTCCGAGATCGTCATGCGCCTGCTGTCCGCGGAGGCGAAAATCAAGCTGGCCGATATGCGTTCGGGCCGGATGAGTGACGACGACTGGACGCGGTTGGCGCGGCGCATGAGTGAGATCAGCGAGGCTCCGCTCTACATTGACGACTCGCCGAACCTGACGATGATGGAGATCCGGGCCAAGGCGCGACGGCTGCACCAGAAGGCCGGGCTGCGCCTGATCGTCATCGACTACCTGCAGCTGATGACGTCGGGCAAGAAGGTGGAGTCACGCCAGCAGGAAGTGTCGGAATTCTCGCGAAACATGAAGCTGCTGGCCAAGGAACTCGAGGTGCCGGTGATCGCGATGAGCCAGCTGAACCGTGGACCCGAGCAGCGAACTGACAAGAAGCCGATGCTGTCGGATCTGCGTGAGTCGGGTGCCATCGAGCAGGACGCCGACATGGTGATCCTGCTGCACCGCCCCGATGCCTTCGAACGTGACGACCCGCGCGGTGGCGAGGCCGATCTCATTGTGGCCAAGCACCGTAACGGTCCGACGAAGACGATCACCGTTGCGCACCAACTGCATCTGTCGCGGTTCGCGAACATGGCCCACGCGTAG
- a CDS encoding oxygenase MpaB family protein: MTVTGERPEILVGDVDFNRRDHPDRPLRPIPPGRDHFADQWRHMREYMFGEWIDVDKEVEPNTITRLRDDYFWQADEHMIGVVDAFERLGFEQGRALFEQALTQGIDTLDDPPQEFVELFEHLDTLGDRFDLVAAERGRMLAMASTKAATTIIQGWAFYETAMTGDISAATGATGRFADDGPRRFIETARVFAQFTLPDIFDRHSEAFQDVVRVRLMHAIVSRGLRRKWGDAVYLKFGEPIPVTSLLGFGSGMLLGRLVDHAFGRKLTRQQLDDLAVYSSYSGRLWGAPERLHSPDGLELIKSLNYVLARGGNPSPWRAELVDAIAGPAHIETLTETQPDWVKKLVARYANQITATIALAPAGVVFGYRQIEAMVAGTLFEPLGYDFERRVRIFENITRLNVGIAMVTDRLPFSNPIRERKKKTGAAARARIAMLNKIARGRQIPLTYTHHDRSAKGEGFTG, translated from the coding sequence ATGACTGTGACCGGCGAGCGCCCGGAGATCCTGGTCGGAGACGTCGACTTTAATCGTCGGGACCATCCCGATCGGCCACTGCGGCCCATCCCACCGGGTCGCGACCACTTCGCCGACCAGTGGCGGCACATGCGGGAGTACATGTTCGGTGAGTGGATCGACGTCGACAAAGAGGTCGAACCCAACACCATCACCCGCCTGCGCGACGACTACTTCTGGCAGGCCGACGAGCACATGATCGGTGTGGTCGACGCATTCGAGCGCCTCGGCTTCGAGCAGGGCCGGGCACTGTTCGAGCAGGCGCTGACCCAGGGCATCGACACACTCGACGATCCGCCGCAGGAGTTCGTCGAACTCTTCGAGCACCTCGACACCCTGGGCGACCGGTTTGATCTCGTCGCCGCCGAACGAGGCCGGATGCTGGCGATGGCGAGTACCAAAGCCGCCACCACGATCATCCAGGGATGGGCGTTCTACGAGACCGCGATGACCGGCGACATCTCCGCGGCCACCGGAGCCACCGGCCGGTTCGCCGACGACGGCCCGCGCCGCTTCATCGAGACGGCACGGGTGTTCGCGCAGTTCACCCTGCCCGACATCTTCGACCGGCACTCGGAAGCCTTCCAGGACGTGGTGCGGGTGCGGTTGATGCACGCGATCGTCAGCCGGGGGTTACGACGCAAGTGGGGTGACGCGGTCTACCTCAAGTTCGGTGAGCCGATTCCCGTGACATCACTGCTCGGGTTCGGCAGCGGAATGCTGCTCGGCCGACTCGTCGACCACGCGTTCGGGCGCAAGCTGACCCGGCAGCAACTCGACGATCTCGCCGTATACTCCTCGTACTCCGGACGGTTGTGGGGTGCGCCCGAGCGCCTCCACTCTCCCGACGGTCTGGAACTCATCAAATCGCTGAACTACGTGCTGGCCAGGGGCGGCAACCCGTCCCCGTGGCGCGCCGAACTCGTCGACGCCATCGCCGGTCCCGCCCACATCGAAACCCTGACCGAGACGCAGCCGGACTGGGTCAAGAAGTTGGTGGCCCGCTACGCCAACCAGATCACGGCGACCATTGCACTGGCCCCCGCCGGAGTCGTGTTCGGATATCGGCAGATCGAGGCGATGGTCGCCGGGACGCTCTTCGAGCCGCTGGGCTACGACTTCGAGCGCCGGGTGCGGATCTTCGAGAACATCACCCGGCTCAACGTCGGAATCGCGATGGTCACCGACCGGCTGCCGTTCTCCAATCCCATCCGGGAGCGCAAGAAGAAGACCGGGGCGGCTGCGCGCGCACGGATCGCCATGCTGAACAAGATCGCCCGTGGACGGCAGATCCCGCTGACCTACACCCATCACGACCGCTCGGCGAAGGGCGAGGGTTTCACCGGCTAG
- a CDS encoding serine hydrolase domain-containing protein has protein sequence MPVYAAALNEQIPPILKENGIPGAIVLIRSPDKGDWSATFGVAGIGSDAPPSLHDHVRIASISKSMTATVILQLQQEGELAITDPISRYIPGVPDGDSITIQQLAEMRSGLYSYADDPGFAATLEKQPDTVWTPQQLLGIAFAHPQNFPPGRQYEYSNTNYVLLGLVIEKVTGTTAAAALKARIFDPLGLRNTMLPAAADAALPDPHPRGYMWGPNEASDGPLPQAQLEAALAGDLQPADHTNDNPSWAWTAGGVISRAEDVADFIEAMVAGPLLDDATRQWRLVNMKPTDLSDPGGASKLGFGTYGFGLEGAGPMYGHPGNIVGFSGLAAHDPKVGTTVVILTTVYLTPRGDSPQNALFAPILSQLYPDVAAQLPGLDSSRSTPPTSSTGPGR, from the coding sequence ATGCCGGTCTACGCGGCAGCCCTCAACGAGCAGATCCCACCCATTCTGAAAGAAAACGGGATCCCTGGTGCGATCGTGTTGATCCGCAGCCCCGACAAGGGTGATTGGAGCGCGACATTCGGTGTGGCCGGTATCGGAAGCGACGCGCCGCCCTCGCTCCACGACCACGTCCGCATAGCGAGCATTTCCAAGTCGATGACGGCCACCGTCATTCTGCAATTGCAACAAGAGGGCGAGCTGGCGATCACCGATCCGATATCGCGCTACATACCTGGGGTCCCCGACGGAGACAGCATCACCATCCAGCAGCTGGCAGAGATGCGCAGCGGGTTGTACAGCTACGCCGATGACCCCGGGTTCGCCGCCACACTGGAGAAGCAGCCCGACACGGTCTGGACCCCGCAACAGCTCCTCGGAATCGCGTTCGCCCACCCGCAGAACTTCCCACCGGGCCGCCAGTACGAGTACAGCAACACCAACTACGTGCTGCTCGGCTTGGTCATAGAGAAGGTCACGGGCACGACGGCGGCGGCTGCGCTGAAGGCCCGGATCTTCGATCCGCTCGGTCTGCGCAACACGATGTTGCCGGCCGCCGCCGATGCTGCGCTGCCCGATCCGCATCCCCGCGGATACATGTGGGGGCCCAATGAGGCGTCTGACGGACCACTGCCCCAGGCTCAGCTCGAGGCGGCACTGGCCGGAGATCTCCAGCCCGCCGATCACACGAATGACAATCCATCGTGGGCATGGACGGCCGGTGGTGTCATCTCTCGGGCAGAGGACGTCGCCGACTTCATCGAGGCGATGGTGGCCGGACCGCTGCTCGACGACGCGACTCGGCAGTGGCGGCTGGTGAACATGAAGCCAACGGACCTGTCCGACCCGGGCGGCGCGTCCAAGCTCGGATTCGGAACCTACGGATTCGGATTGGAGGGCGCAGGGCCGATGTACGGCCATCCCGGGAACATCGTCGGCTTCTCCGGACTGGCCGCACACGACCCGAAGGTCGGCACCACGGTGGTCATCCTGACGACGGTGTACCTCACCCCGCGGGGCGACTCGCCGCAAAATGCACTCTTCGCGCCGATTCTCAGTCAGCTGTATCCAGATGTGGCGGCACAGCTTCCCGGACTCGACAGCTCGAGGTCGACGCCGCCCACCAGCTCGACGGGGCCGGGCCGTTGA
- a CDS encoding PPOX class F420-dependent oxidoreductase has product MSFTDEELAYMASQPLARIATVDDEGQPDVVPVGFEFDGTYINIGGFRPANTRRHHNVAAGHHKVALVIDDLASTDPWSPRYLRVYGTAEVVGGPNPYLRVRPTVSWSWNLSGEPLNHHKMVPPKKTVH; this is encoded by the coding sequence ATGAGCTTCACCGACGAGGAATTGGCGTACATGGCTTCTCAACCGTTGGCGCGCATCGCGACCGTGGACGACGAGGGGCAACCCGACGTCGTTCCGGTGGGGTTCGAATTCGACGGGACCTACATCAACATCGGCGGGTTCCGGCCGGCGAACACCCGTCGACACCACAACGTCGCAGCCGGGCACCACAAGGTGGCACTGGTGATCGACGACCTGGCGTCGACCGACCCGTGGTCACCGCGGTACCTGCGGGTGTACGGCACCGCTGAGGTCGTCGGCGGCCCTAACCCATACCTTCGGGTCCGGCCGACCGTGTCCTGGAGTTGGAACCTCAGCGGTGAGCCGTTGAATCACCACAAGATGGTTCCCCCGAAAAAGACTGTGCACTAA
- a CDS encoding ArsR/SmtB family transcription factor, giving the protein MTDRDEDRADAFFHALADRTRRDILRRVLAGEHSVSALAAKYEMSFAAVQKHVAVLEKAGLISKRRQGRQQLASGDVEAVRSVASMLTELEDVWRGRIARIDDLLSKE; this is encoded by the coding sequence GTGACCGATCGGGACGAGGACAGAGCGGACGCGTTCTTCCATGCCCTGGCCGACCGGACCCGACGAGACATCCTTCGTCGGGTACTGGCCGGGGAGCACTCGGTCTCGGCGCTCGCGGCGAAGTACGAGATGAGCTTCGCCGCGGTGCAGAAGCACGTCGCCGTGCTGGAGAAAGCAGGCCTGATCTCCAAGCGTCGCCAGGGGCGACAGCAGCTGGCGAGTGGCGATGTGGAGGCGGTGCGATCCGTCGCTTCGATGCTCACCGAGCTCGAGGACGTCTGGCGCGGCCGCATCGCTCGCATCGATGACCTACTCAGTAAGGAATGA